The DNA segment GCCGCCCAGACCTGGCGTTTGCGAAACAGCAGGGCGCGCAACTGGTAGGCCGTCTGAAAAGCAGGCAGGCAGGACAAACGCGTGCGTGGCTGCGCCACACACCCTACCCAAACCACAGAGGCCGTCTGAAAAAACACGTAGGGTGTGTCGCCAAAGCGACGCACGCGTCCCAAACCCCGCAACAGACACCCCTACCGCCAAAGCAAAAACCGCGTGCGCGGCTGCGCCACACCCCACGCGGAAATCAGCCGGTGCGTGCCGCACCGGCCGCGCACGCAGCCTTTACAGCATCCGCCCCAGCATCTGCCGCACGGGCGCGGGGTCTTGGAGGCCGTCGGCAAGCCGCGTCAGGCTGTGTTTGGCGGAGTGCAGCCACGTATGCGGCTCTTGCGAGAGCGAGAAAGCGCGGCCTGCGTAGTGGCTGCCCAAGCCGCGCAGCGAATCGGACAGCGGGCGCAGGAAGTCCATGCTGTCGGAAAGATATTTCAGGCACACGGCAAGATTGTGGATTTCATGGTCGGCCAGATGTTTTTCAGACGGCCTGTCCAGCCGCTCCAACACCTCGCCCGTCAAAGCATTGTCCAGCGTCAGCGCGTGGACATAGCGCACCGCATCGGGCAGGATTTCGCGCGGCAAATCCTCGATTTTCTCCACGCCGAAACGCTGGTGCACCATATTGTAGGCCGTGGAATAGTCCACCCGCCGCAGCCCCACCAAAGCGGACACGGCTTGGCGCAGCGGCGTGCGCTCGTCAACGGAAGTCGGGGCGGATTCGGCTTTCAGACGGCCTGCCAGCATCTCGGCCATTGTGTTAAAGGCTTGGATGTAGGCAATTTTAATTGCCAGTGCGGCTTTGCCCGTGAAACCCATAACCAGCAGCATAAAGCCGTCTTTGGTCAGCTCGTAGGCGCGGGTGCTGCGTTCGCCGAAACCTGTTTTTTGCACGCGCTCCACGGCTTTGAAGTTTTGTGCGGCAAACGCGGGGTCTATATCGGCCAGCAGATTTTCAATGTCGCGCAGTACATTTCTGTGCTGTTTTTTGAATGCTTGAGCGATAAATTCGCTGGTGGTAACGGTTTGGGAATGTTTGACTTGAACAAAGTCTTGGAAGTTTGCTACTGCGTTCATGATGAACTCCTTATGTTTAGGATTGGAAACTGCCTAACTCTTTGATTTTCGCTTACTGCTCAATTTTGAGCAGTAAGCAGAATCAGGCGGGGTTGTCCTACGTCATAAGAACGCCGGGTCGTTGCCGATACCCGCAACCCCATTGAAACTTGAACAGGCCGTCTGAAAAACAGCCGTGGGGAAATTCGAGATATGAAAAATCGCGCAACTGGCGCGGTGCAGCTTATGAAGTAGGAAGCGGCATAATAATTTCAACATCTCAAATTTGTCAAATGCTTTTTGACGTTTCGGCCTCCCCAATTTTGGACTTCCCGAAAAAATCAACGATTTAGCTTAAAAAAATCCGCAGAAATGACTTGACTTTGTTACTAATAATGATATAATACAACCATTCGGAAAGCACTAAGCCCCGCAAGGTGGCAGCCAAGCGGGGCTAGTTAAGTCCGGATAGGAAGGAGTAGCAAAGATGGTAAAAGTTGTCTTATTTATCATGCTCTTGTTGGCTTGCTCCCCAGCATACTAACATAGCAGATTGAAGCAACAAGAAGGGCGGCAGAACACCGCTGCCCTTTATCCATCTTTCCGAACGGATGCTACTCTAATACAAAAACGTTTAAGGAGCAATATCATGGCAAACGCCAATACCGAGCATTCTAAAAAACTGCGGGCGGCCACAGCGGCAGCAGCGGCCAAGAAAAAACTGTCCAGCGGTGCATACCGCCAATACACGATCCGCGCCAAAGCGGCGGAAATGGACATTATCGACGCGGCCATAGCCAAAGCGGGCGGCAGCCGTACGCAGGCTTTGCTGAAAATCTGCAAAGAATGGCTGGGGGAGTAGCTTTCAGACGGCCTCAAAGCAAGAAAGGAAAAGCAAATGAATGAAAACCTCAAACTCGACAACACGGGCTATGCCCTGCTTGCCCGCTTCGAAGGCACGCGCAGCCGCGCCTATCTCGACAGCGCGGGGATTCCGACAATAGGCATCGGCTTCATCCGCTACACGCTGGGCGCACGCGCAGGCCAGCGCGTGAAAATGGGCGACAGCATGAGCGAAGCCGAAATCCGCGCCGAATTTCTCAACCAGGTGCAAAGCTACGAAGCGGCGGTGCGCCAATACGTCCGCGCCCCGCTCACCCAGTCGCAGTTTAACGCCTGCGTTTCGCTCTGCTACAACATCGGCACAGCGGCCTTTGCCAAATCCTCCGCCGTGCGCCTGCTGAACGAAAAACGCTATCAGGCCGCCTGCGCCGCCTTTGCCCTGTGGAACAAAGCAGGCGGGCGCGTGGTGCGCGGGCTGGAAAACCGCCGCAAAGAAGAACAGAAAGAGTTTTTCAGGAACGGTTGAGCGCGTCCAGCGCGGCACGGGCGAGAAAGCCGCTGCGTGTTTCATGGTGTATGGCGGTGTATTCGTCCACGCGGTCGAGCAAATACTGCGGCCAGCTCACATTGAAGCGCGTCTGTTTGGAAAACACGGTTTCATCCACCTCTACCAACACCCACATAAGCGCGTCGGCATAATCGGGCAGGCTGCGCAGCTCGGCAATGCCGCGCGGCGCGGTAACATATTCCAAGCTCTCGGCAATCATGCCCTCAATGTGGAACGCGGCGGCGGCTTTCGCGTCGGCCAAGGCCTCCTCCACCGTATCGCCCACAGGATAGCAGCCGGGCAGGTCGGGAATGACTATGCCGTAGCCGCTTTGCCCCGCATCTTGAAACAGGGCGGCCGGATAGTAAATCATGCTTTGTCCTTTTTTCGGATATGGCAGGGAAAGCCCCTTGCGGGGCGTTTGTTTCAAAAATCCAAACCCGATTTCTTTTTTGCATCTTTCAGTTGCCCCAAAGATACGTCTTTTTCGGGATGGCTGATGGTAATCAAGTGTGGAACGCCGTCTTTCTTAAACTGATGGTGGCTGCCTTTCACTCGGACAAGCTGCCAGCCGCCGGCTTCGAGAATAGCGATTAACTCCCTGCTTTTCATATCCTTTCCTTGTTTGTTTAAGATGTGTGTATTATTACACAAAAAGCAAGTAAGGGCAAGCGTTTTGTGTATTTTTGGAGAAAATTAATGTTGTTTTTAAAACATTGGAAACCCGCCCTTGCCGCCGCCCTCTGTGTTGCGCTGTTTGCCGCATGGCAGGCCGACCGCGCCGCGCAATACAGACGCGGGCAGGCCGACAAGGCCGCCGAAATCAGCCTTGCGCTGGCAGAAGCG comes from the Kingella potus genome and includes:
- a CDS encoding type II toxin-antitoxin system HicB family antitoxin, with translation MIYYPAALFQDAGQSGYGIVIPDLPGCYPVGDTVEEALADAKAAAAFHIEGMIAESLEYVTAPRGIAELRSLPDYADALMWVLVEVDETVFSKQTRFNVSWPQYLLDRVDEYTAIHHETRSGFLARAALDALNRS
- a CDS encoding lysozyme, with product MNENLKLDNTGYALLARFEGTRSRAYLDSAGIPTIGIGFIRYTLGARAGQRVKMGDSMSEAEIRAEFLNQVQSYEAAVRQYVRAPLTQSQFNACVSLCYNIGTAAFAKSSAVRLLNEKRYQAACAAFALWNKAGGRVVRGLENRRKEEQKEFFRNG
- a CDS encoding type II toxin-antitoxin system HicA family toxin, with product MKSRELIAILEAGGWQLVRVKGSHHQFKKDGVPHLITISHPEKDVSLGQLKDAKKKSGLDF
- a CDS encoding Rha family transcriptional regulator, whose translation is MNAVANFQDFVQVKHSQTVTTSEFIAQAFKKQHRNVLRDIENLLADIDPAFAAQNFKAVERVQKTGFGERSTRAYELTKDGFMLLVMGFTGKAALAIKIAYIQAFNTMAEMLAGRLKAESAPTSVDERTPLRQAVSALVGLRRVDYSTAYNMVHQRFGVEKIEDLPREILPDAVRYVHALTLDNALTGEVLERLDRPSEKHLADHEIHNLAVCLKYLSDSMDFLRPLSDSLRGLGSHYAGRAFSLSQEPHTWLHSAKHSLTRLADGLQDPAPVRQMLGRML